A genomic window from Antedon mediterranea chromosome 4, ecAntMedi1.1, whole genome shotgun sequence includes:
- the LOC140047103 gene encoding beta-lactamase domain-containing protein 2-like gives MSILKQALLVAVTAIVVLYLPGLWKEKLPVIFDGRVEPGFERVFEAFREHYSNGIEPSDGGSAFAAYHKGKKVVDIWGGYADKEAHRPWKPDTLPNIYSSGKGVAAIAVAMLVDRGLLKYSDKVVKYWPEFGKHGKQDVTVEMLISHQAGIPFPNETLSWDLFRDHDRLADVLADSVPQWEIGTGHGYHAITMASFCGVLLRKVDPKHRTLGQFVHDELEVPFGIDIHFGLRKELFYRAARMEETKYTARQMLTVISTPLMRSTILGSIFRGEDTLWNKIMKNMGPMMSNAYALNDPENRIVEVPSAFGVATAEGLAKLYGILANGGELNGKRIMSEKSVKQLNTVVTKGMDKVIMVDVEWGPGVAISKIPIGKAFGHSGAGGQEAFGNPELKLGYGFVTNTPTISLLETGERYLLLRDILYDCVLKLGEK, from the exons ATGTCGATCTTAAAGCAGGCCTTACTCGTAGCTGTTACTGCCATAGTTGTCTTGTATCTACCAGGACTATGGAAGGAGAAGTTGCCAGTTATATTTGACGGCCGAGTGGAACCAGGCTTCGAAAGAGTTTTTGAAGCATTCAg GGAACATTACTCAAATGGCATAGAACCGTCTGATGGTGGATCAGCTTTTGCGGCGTACCATAAAGGTAAGAAGGTGGTCGACATCTGGGGTGGCTATGCTGACAAGGAGGCCCATCGACCATGGAAACCAGACACACTCCCTAACATTTACTCGAGCGGTAAGGGTGTGGCAGCTATAGCCGTCGCCATGTTAGTCGATCGAGGTCTACTAAAGTACAGTGATAAGGTTGTAAAGTACTGGCCGGAGTTTGGTAAGCATGGAAAACAAGATGTGACTGTTGAGATGCTCATCAGCCATCAG GCAGGGATTCCATTTCCAAATGAAACGCTTTCTTGGGATTTGTTTCGAGATCACGATCGTCTGGCTGATGTTCTGGCAGACTCTGTGCCACAATGGGAGATAGGTACTGGACATGGCTACCACGCTATAACTATGGCGTCCTTCTGTGGCGTTCTTTTAAGGAAAGTTGACCCGAAACATAGAACTCTTGGTCAGTTTGTTCATGATGAATTGGAGGTACCATTTG gAATTGACATCCATTTTGGACTTCGCAAAGAGCTATTTTACAGAGCAGCGCGAATGGAGGAAACCAAATACACTGCCAGACAAATGTTGACAGTAATCAGTACTCCATTGATGCGATCGACCATATTAGGGTCGATTTTTCGTGGAGAAGACACTTTGTGGAATAAGATTATGAAGAATATGGGACCAATGATGTCAAAT GCATACGCACTAAACGATCCCGAGAACAGAATTGTTGAAGTTCCGTCTGCGTTTGGTGTTGCTACGGCGGAGGGTCTAGCTAAATTATATGGCATCTTGGCAAACGGAGGGGAATTGAACGGGAAGAGGATCATGTCCGAGAAATCAGTGAAACAATTGAATACAGTCGTTACGAAGGGCATGGACAAAGTAATCATGGTAGATGTGGAGTGGGGACCTGGCGTGGCTATAAGCAAAATTCCG ATTGGTAAAGCTTTTGGACACAGCGGGGCAGGTGGCCAGGAAGCCTTTGGAAATCCCGAATTAAAGTTAGGCTACGGATTTGTGACGAATACACCAACCATCAGCCTTCTGGAGACAGGCGAACGATATCTATTGCTACGCGATATTCTTTACGACTGCGTCCTTAAATTGGGAGAAAAATAG